The Vicia villosa cultivar HV-30 ecotype Madison, WI linkage group LG1, Vvil1.0, whole genome shotgun sequence genome includes a region encoding these proteins:
- the LOC131644387 gene encoding small polypeptide DEVIL 4-like: protein MAATATTTASAGSFSMKGSKVRSLGRYSSKQVRQQRARLYIIWRCTVLLLCWND from the coding sequence ATGGCTGCTACTGCTACTACTACAGCTTCTGCTGGTTCATTTTCGATGAAGGGTTCGAAGGTTCGATCGTTGGGGCGATACAGTTCGAAGCAAGTTAGACAGCAGAGAGCAAGGCTATACATAATATGGAGATGTACTGTTTTATTATTGTGCTGGAATGATTAA
- the LOC131644386 gene encoding uncharacterized protein LOC131644386, which translates to MGFNSVYRSLQDIFPQVDSRLLRAVAIEHPKDADIAAEIVLTEIIPSISKKLLSVTPPEDKSPRVIVNLEDESEDEGDGLALAHHKLIKSRDAGSSSSNYSSRPDLNVPVKSRQGVSPVMVINLEDESEEEGSLGQKHQLVEDNDMGSSSSTSLSSRSIPVQTAQAANSYGGLDLNMTLNESTLSNGSDKKEGSKRFFGIDLEAYLKRGFSNGISQETSNGFDFFNQGRLDVDVDSENLASSRVYQVAANEQNNLNEEWVDFVPTDENVDATFYDTSHSLEKCETALNELEGSEVQTVSQLQEHTPIGEDCLQMVINSNPSVIVGETSHIEDEIDVNKTVSQTSHIEDEIDVNKTVSQNSRACSIDTLEETIDEAKTNKKMLFSSMESLINLMREVELLEKAAEQANMLAARGGSDILDRVEEYQAMLVHAKEANDMHAGEIYGEKAILSTELKELQSRLSSLSGERDMSLAILDEMRQILESRLTAAEMLKKAAELEKEEKEGSAKMALLEQEAMMEKVVQESRRLQQEAEENSKLREFLMDRGQIVDTLQGEISVICQDIRLLKEKFDANLPLSQSFTSSQTSCILASSGSSHKTLASNAGSEHSDSSETLKITQAFNAGSEHSDSSELLKITQTSNSGSEHSDLSEILKITQAASIESLSYKGVEEEKSKSERNALLDDGWEIFDKDAELDS; encoded by the exons ATGGGGTTCAATTCAGTCTATAGATCGTTGCAGGATATATTCCCTCAG GTTGATTCTAGGTTGTTGAGGGCTGTGGCTATTGAACATCCAAAGGATGCTGATATTGCGGCGGAAATTGTTCTTACAGAAATCATCCCTTCAATTTCGAAGAAATTACTTTCAGTAACTCCTCCTGAGGATAAGAGCCCGAGAGTCATAGTAAACCTTGAAG ACGAAAGTGAGGACGAAGGGGATGGGTTAGCGCTAGCGCACCATAAACTTATTAAAAGCAGAGATGCGGGATCTTCTTCATCGAATTATTCTTCTAGGCCAGATCTGAATGTTCCAGTAAAATCGCGACAGGGTGTTAGTCCTGTAATGGTGATAAACCTTGAAG ATGAAAGTGAGGAGGAAGGAAGTTTGGGGCAGAAACATCAACTTGTTGAAGATAATGACATGGGATCTTCATCATCCACATCATTATCATCACGTTCTATACCTGTACAGACTGCCCAAGCTGCCAATTCTTATGGTGGACTTGATCTGAATATGACTCTTAATGAGTCTACACTGTCAAATGGCAGTGATAAGAAGGAAGGAAGCAAAAGATTTTTTGGGATAGATCTTGAAGCTTACTTAAAAAGAGGGTTCTCTAACGGTATTTCTCAGGAGACATCAAatggttttgatttttttaatcaggGGCGACTTGATGTCGATGTTGATTCTGAAAATTTGGCATCTTCACGTGTATATCAAGTGGCGGCGAATGAACAGAACAATCTGAATGAAGAATGGGTTGATTTTGTCCCTACTGATGAAAATGTTGATGCCACTTTCTATGATACAAGTCACAGTTTGGAAAAATGTGAAACTGCCTTGAATGAGTTGGAAGGCTCTGAAGTTCAAACTGTATCTCAACTTCAGGAGCATACTCCAATTGGTGAAGATTGTCTTCAGATGGTTATTAATTCAAATCCTTCCGTCATTGTTGGTGAAACTAGTCATATTGAAGATGAGATTGATGTCAATAAGACAGTTAGCCAAACCAGTCATATTGAAGATGAGATTGATGTCAATAAGACAGTTAGCCAAAATAGTCGAGCATGCAGTATTGATACACTTGAGGAGACCATTGATGAAGCCAAAACTAACAAG AAAATGTTGTTTTCATCGATGGAATCTCTCATCAATTTGATGAGGGAAGTGGAACTTCTGGAGAAAGCTGCTGAGCAGGCCAATATGTTAGCTGCTAGGGGAGGGTCTGATATTCTGGATAGGGTAGAAGAGTATCAAGCCATGTTGGTGCATGCTAAAGAAGCAAATGACATG CATGCAGGGGAAATTTATGGAGAAAAGGCTATTCTTTCTACTGAACTGAAGGAACTTCAATCTCGTTTGTCCAGTTTATCTGGTGAAAGGGATATGTCTCTTGCAATTCTTGATGAG ATGCGCCAAATTCTTGAGTCTCGATTAACTGCAGCGGAAATGTTGAAGAAAGCTGCTGAGCTTGAAAAGGAGGAAAAAGAAGGATCAGCAAAGATGGCACTTCTTGAGCAAGAAGCTATGATGGAGAAGGTAGTACAAGAGTCAAGGAGGTTACAACAGGAGGCAGAAGAGAATTCAAAG TTACGGGAGTTTCTGATGGACCGTGGGCAAATTGTTGATACATTGCA AGGAGAAATTTCTGTTATTTGTCAGGATATTAGGCTTCTAAAAGAAAAATTTGATGCTAATCTTCCCCTAAGTCAATCATTCACTTCAAGTCAGACAAGCTGCATCTTAGCCTCTTCAGGTTCGTCTCACAAAACTTTGGCATCTAATGCGGGTTCTGAGCATAGTGATTCGTCTGAAACACTCAAGATCACCCAGGCATTTAATGCGGGGTCTGAGCACAGTGATTCGTCTGAATTACTTAAGATCACCCAGACATCTAATTCGGGTTCTGAGCATAGTGATTTGTCTGAAATACTCAAGATCACCCAGGCAGCCTCAATTGAAAGCCTTTCTTACAAAGGTGTGGAAGAGGAGAAGTCTAAATCTGAACGCAATGCTCTTCTTGATGacggttgggaaatttttgacaAAGATGCAGAATTGGATTCCTGa